In Temnothorax longispinosus isolate EJ_2023e chromosome 10, Tlon_JGU_v1, whole genome shotgun sequence, a single window of DNA contains:
- the Gabpi gene encoding palmitoyltransferase ZDHHC23-B yields MTVWERLRNPCGWRAGAKQISVDAMLPLLVVPILAVIAAQAFLCTVLVFLVTPVLVYYLHHNFLRFLLRTKFFLMWTIASVLMMMLVFEMCVVPLLEILPEENLVFMMCVIGGMWCGYKTKLKADATVQEGGAVGPTQSLELGEGSGELCATCRRRAPPKAHHCRLCQTCILNREYHCKWLDCCIGSSNLRSYLGCLFFSAIAFIYGSNLTMTSVCHPFILIGTVLLPDDCSDVYHQLDIALCFVSALYSLLVGLMLFCYLIYHLWLLYNGTTSNERRLDTKNQYDYGMLKNVSRLFCCKT; encoded by the exons ATGACCGTCTGGGAGAGGCTGCGTAACCCATGCGGCTGGCGCGCGGGCGCCAAGCAGATCTCCGTCGATGCGATGCTGCCGTTACTGGTGGTGCCGATCCTGGCGGTGATCGCCGCCCAGGCCTTCCTCTGCACGGTCCTCGTGTTCCTGGTCACGCCGGTCCTCGTCTACTACCTGCACCACAACTTCCTCAGGTTTCTACTGCGCACCAAGTTCTTCCTCATGTGGACGATCGCGAGCGTGCTGATGATGATGCTGGTGTTCGAGATGTGCGTCGTGCCGCTGCTGGAGATCCTGCCCGAGGAGAATCTCGTGTTCATGATGTGCGTGATCGGGGGCATGTGGTGCGGCTACAAGACCAAGCTCAAGGCGGACGCGACCGTGCAGGAAGGAGGCGCCGTCGGCCCCACGCAGAGCCTCGAGCTCGGCGAGGGCAGCGGCGAGCTATGCGCCACGTGCAGGAGAAGGGCGCCGCCCAAGGCCCACCACTGCCGCTTGTGCCAGACTTGTATTCTCAACCGGGAATATCACTGCAAATG GCTGGATTGCTGCATAGGTTCCAGCAATTTAAGGTCCTACTTAGGCTGTTTATTCTTTTCCGCGATCGCTTTTATATACGGTTCCAACTTGACTATGACCAGCGTCTGCCATCCGTTTATACTTATCGGGACTGTACTCCTACCGGACGACTGCAGTGACGTGTATCATCAGTTGGA CATCGCGCTTTGCTTCGTCTCCGCTCTGTACAGCCTCCTCGTGGGTCTGATGCTCTTTTGTTATCTCATTTACCACCTATGGCTGCTCTACAACGGCACGACATCGAACGAGCGACGATTGGATACCAAAAATCAGTACGATTATGGAATGTTGAAGAATGTATCCCGATTGTTCTGCTGCAAAACTTAG
- the LOC139820593 gene encoding uncharacterized protein, producing MVLFDEARKLMNDMMKITIFQPSEKRRMLEDERKTFLDPNLVMDARHRIFREDLASSPAIKSSVLTEAGRLLTKEETRELQLKREQAFIERELRKFEQDLQKSRPKFCGLCSRKNIASSDDENFWRTSSRVKRILTNKRRNRTIEQKPTAVQKKARKPLAEVSSAESKDSRRCSTNGIKITSFGSIKVTIKDKSSCESEEQRLRVLRSYFETLRENARDKRRLCEIESHIQSILSRRKLKAYVHLWKTHVRKVKAQRERAAENPDARKIEMLIDTISETQKELKSSQRAESKGPPPSNSKDTETKKKTPSRPFFHVVESPAQCRLNAQKEIIRKQRMKLAEQSKIIEELKLKQVQEEITRSGEETVNAARETLTHCGQQTRRTLIQLMRQAGYRDKSLMAPVRVPSPPKFLARMEARAEARRNRIKLREEERQKKLEDERRKEEAARRAEEQERKRLQQEALREAKRMREEREQQRAREVERYKKLNAMAEAFYRKYLLRRCIIALVEKKNNDMKKAEDYYKRCLLQKVFVMWKVETERLNKIKSELATLWYNKNLLRYALRKWKEAVKEEKRKDQVARDFSDMRLQNKCFKVLKIKAVQYKVEQLKRERLALDHYEEKLKNKYFDMWKRYPEVLPTIMERKRVRNKWREIVQEIIPDFDPRQRGVILED from the exons ATGGTGCTGTTCGATGAAGCAAGGAAGCTGATGAACGACATGATGAAGATAACAATCTTCCAGCCGTCCGAGAAACGCCGAATGCTGGAGGACGAAAGGAAGACCTTTCTGGATCCGAATCTGGTTATGGATGCGAGGCACAGGATATTTCGCGAAGATCTGGCCAGTTCTCCAGCGATTAAGTCTTCTGTCCTGACGGAAGCTGGAAG ATTACTGACGAAGGAAGAAACGAGGGAACTGCAGTTGAAAAGAGAACAGGCTTTCATAGAGAGGGAATTACGCAAATTCGAGCAAGACTTGCAAAAGAGCCGTCCTAAATTTTGCGGACTGTGCAGCAGAAAGAATATAGCTAGCTCTGACGACGAGAACTTTTGGAGAACATCCAGCAGAGTCAAG CGGATTCTCACTAATAAAAGGAGGAACAGAACGATTGAGCAAAAGCCGACGGCCGTTCAAAAGAAGGCCAGAAAGCCACTTGCGGAAGTCTCGTCTGCCGAATCGAAAGACAGCAGGCGATGTTCGACAAACGGGATCAAAATCACATCTTTCGGTAGCATTAAAGTGACCATCAAGGATAAATCAAGCTGCGAATCGGAAGAGCAACGATTACGTGTCTTGAGATCGTATTTCGAGACTCTGCGAGAGAACGCGCGGGATAAGCGTCGTCTCTGCGAAATCGAGAGCCACATCCAGAGCATCTTGTCGCGAAGAAAACTGAAAGCGTACGTTCACCTATGGAAAACGCATGTGAGGAAGGTGAAAGCGCAGCGAGAACGCGCGGCGGAAAATCCCGACGCGCGGAAGATCGAGATGCTCATCGACACCATCAGCGAGACGCAGAAAGAGTTGAAGTCGAGTCAAAGAGCGGAGTCGAAGGGTCCTCCTCCCTCAAACTCGAAAGACACcgagacgaagaagaagactCCTTCCAGGCCGTTCTTCCACGTCGTCGAGTCGCCGGCACAGTGTCGACTGAACGCCCAAAAGGAGATCATTCGCAAGCAGAGGATGAAATTGGCCGAGCAGAGCAAGATCATCGAGGAACTGAAGCTGAAGCAGGTGCAGGAAGAGATAACGAGGTCCGGCGAGGAGACGGTGAACGCGGCCAGGGAGACCCTGACCCATTGCGGCCAGCAGACCAGAAGGACTTTGATTCAACTAATGAGACAAGCAGGCTACAG GGACAAATCCCTGATGGCGCCGGTACGGGTGCCGAGTCCTCCTAAATTTCTGGCGAGGATGGAAGCGCGGGCGGAAGCAAGGAGAAACAGAATAAAGCTGCGCGAAGAAGAGCGTCAGAAGAAACTGGAGGACGAGAGGAGGAAAGAAGAGGCTGCCAGGAGGGCGGAGGAGCAAGAGCGGAAAAGATTGCAACAAGAG GCCTTGCGCGAGGCAAAAAGAATGCGTGAGGAACGGGAGCAGCAACGAGCACGCGAAGTAGAaagatataagaaattaaatgccATGGCGGAAGCATTTTATCGCAAATACTTGTTACGACGTTGTATAATCGCGCTCGTCGAAAAGAAGAATAACGATATGAAGAAAGCCGAGGACTACTATAAGCGGTGCTTACTTCAAAAAGTGTTCGTGATGTGGAAGGTGGAGACGGAACGTctgaataaaatcaaatccGAGTTAGCTACATTGTGgtacaacaaaaatttattgcggTACGCATTGCGGAAGTGGAAAGAAGCGGTGAAggaggagaaaagaaaagaccAAGTGGCTAGAGACTTCTCCGACATGAGATTACAGAACAAATGCTTTAAAgtgttgaaaataaaagctgTGCAATATAAAGTGGAACAACTGAAGCGTGAACGTTTAGCTTTAGACCATTACGaagaaaagttgaaaaataagtatttcgATATGTGGAAAAGATATCCAGAAGTACTGCCTACTATCATGGAGAGGAAGCGAGTAAGAAACAAGTGGCGGGAAATTGTGCAAGAAATAATCCCAGACTTTGACCCCAGGCAAAGAGGTGTAATATTAGAAGACTAG